In Leptolyngbya sp. NIES-2104, the genomic window GCTAGTGTAACGCACCCGCTTGAGGTAGCTAGTACTTCTTAGGGCGTAAACGCTGATCTCCAAGGTTCGGCAACTGGAGAATTTTTGGGCAATCTCTCAAGCACAGCGACAATTTGAACAATCTCTAAAACGACTATCACGCAATTATATCGAAACAGTTCGAGTCTATAGTTTAGTCAATAGTGATCGCAATTCATCTTCAGTTGAACGATCGCGAAGCTGTTTTGTAACATCGGCGACATTGAATCCTACTATCTCTGCCCAAAGGTAGATCGAGATTGTTTTTAACTACCACCTTTGCCACAGGAGTATGGCAGAAAGCATCGTCTAACCTGTTACCCACACAGTACGCAAGGAGAAGACAGCATGATTCCACCTGCACCTGTTCAATCCATTTGGACAACACTTGCAACGGCAACATTACTTCCGCTCACCCTGCTTGGTCTGGGAATCCGAGAGCAAGCGGTTGAAGCCCGTCAGAGCCAATCTCAGGGTTCATCTTTACCCAATGGCATCTACCTCTACAGTGACGTGCCTCAACCGAATCAGCTTCAACATGAATATGTGTTATTTCAGCATCAGAACGGAAAAGTGGTTGGGGCTTTTTATATGCCGCGCTCTGAGTTCTCGTGTTTTGCGGGTGAGATGCGCGGGAATACGTTAGATGTGCAAGCAACAGTGATTGGGGAACCGCAATCGATTGAAGCAGACACAGCACTGACGGGATTCGATTCGATTCGGACAATTAGCGCTAATGACCAGCGGATTCTTGCTGCTTGTCAACAGTCAGAGATTGCTCGATCTGTTGAGTAATCGCGATCGATGCCTTTCTCAGTGGTCTACCGTAAATTGTTCCCGTTATTCCTATCGATGAATCGATGAGCGCATTGCTTGAGCAAATTCGGTCTAGCCTGCTGAACTTAGTCGGCGATGGTATTCGCTTGATGCCAGGGTATCTTTTTGCGATCGCCATTCTTCTCATTACCCGGTATATTGCTCGATTTATACAGCGGCTGGTGGCGATTGCAGCCCGTCGTACAGTACGAAGCTTGTCGCTTCAGTCGCTGTTCATTCAAACCAGCTATGTTGCCGCTTGGATTGTTGGGGTGCTGATTGCTTGTGTGATCGCGATTCCGAGTATGCGTCTAGGAGATATCATTGGCTTGCTCGGTTTGGGTTCAGTAGCGATCGGGTTTGCCTTCCAAGATATTTTCAAGAACTTTCTCGCGGGTGTCTTACTGCTGCTGAACGAGCCGTTTCGTTTAGGTGATCAGATTATTGTGAATGGTTTTGAGGGAACGGTGGAAGAAATTACCATTCGCTCCACTCAGATTCGTACCTATGATGGCGAACGAGTTGTGATTCCCAATGCGATCGTCTTCACCAGCCCGGTTCATGTATTGACTGCATTTCCGCATCGACGCACGGATCTAGCGTTGGGAATTGACTATCAAACAGCACTACCCGAAGCACTAGATCTCTTGCTTACAACAGTGCTCGAAGTGAAAGGAGTCCTATCTCAGCCTGCACCTGAAATCGATTTGGTTGAATTTGGTGAAAGTTCGATCAATTTGATGGTGCGCTACTGGACAAAGCCGCAAATTGCAGAAATTCGACAGACCAAGAGCCGTGTGATCCTTGCGCTTAAAACTGCTTGCGATCATGCTCAGATTGGGATTCCCTACCCGACTCGGAGATTGTATGTTGAACCGCAGCAAAACGGCTCTTCTACACAGCGATCGCCATCGTGAATAGCCTTTCAACTCCAGTGGAAAGACAGCTTAATTAAGTTTTATAACGAGTTTAAATCTGATTCACGGCTTTTACACGGATAGAACGAGATTTACGAATCTATCTAAAGGTGTATTCATCCTCACTCTTTAGATGGAAATGCTCGATCGTAATTCCTTCTATCTTGAGGACAAGCAAATCAATCACGGGTTTTCCTAGATACACTCAAATCCGTCCTGATATTTGTGTCAGTTCTTCAACCTTGAGTCCTTATGAATCTTTTGACATCACTCGACCTCGATCGAGCTATTTTTTCGCGCCGTCGTGCCCTGAAATGGGGAATGGTAGGCGTTGGTACTATGCTCCTCGCAACCGCTCCCAAAATGGTGATGGCACAAACTCGTGCGAAAACACTCACCTTCAATGCAGACGATATTGGTATCCTGAACTTCGCTTTGCTACTCGAAGAACTAGAAGCAGCGTTCTATCCAGCCGCACTCAAAAGTGGCAAGATTACCAACCCGAAAGAGCGTGATTACTTCAGCATGATCGGTAGCCATGAAGCTTCACATGTGACATTTCTGCGTCAAGTTTTGGGAAGTAATGCCCTGTTTCAGACTCGCGATCTTAGCTTAAATACTGGCGCACTCAATGCGCTGCTTACAAGCCGAGACAAAATTCTGAACACCGCAGTGACGCTCGAAGATTTAGGGGTTCATGCCTACAACGGTGCAGGACCAAGCTTAACGAATCCCACCTACATCTTGGCGGCAGGTTCGATCGTCTCGGTCGAGGGTCGTCATTCTGCGGCAGTGCGACAACTCGCTGGACGACCCAGCACCGAACCGGATCGCGATCGACTTGTGCAAGATGCAAACCTAACTGCAAACCTGAATCCCTTTAAAGGACGCGCCTACGACGAGCTATACACGCCGAAGCAAGTTGTGGCTGCGGTTAGCTCTTTCAAACTCTTGAACAATCCGATCACTGGAACGTTAGTTGCCTAGCTCAAGGAATTTCTGAACGATGAAACCTTTTTTGACTCAAATCATGCCCCAAACGCTTTCCGTACAACGACTGATCCTGCTCCTGAGAAGAAGTTTTATCAGCATTAGTCGAATTGCTCTAGTGCTGATGTTTCTCTTACTATTCTCAACGACTTGGATGACTGCTCCGGCTCATGCTCAAACTGCAACAATGACACCGCGTCAAGTTGTAGAATACGCGCTGACTTTGGAAAAACTAGAAGCTGACTTTTACCGTCGTGCGATCGCGGAAGCTCAGACCGGACGCTTATCTGGTGCTTCCCAAATTGCCAAGGCTGCACTGGTTTCCTACGGACAAGATGAAGCACAGCACGTCGTCGATCTTTCCACTGTATTGAAATCGATCGGGGGCGATCCGAATTCCATTCAACTGCCTGCAAACCCAAACTATAGTGCAATTTTGGGACGCGATCCGTTTGCTAATCCGACGGATCTGCTGCTAGCGGGGCAGTATGTTGAAGATTTGGGGGTCGCTGCTTACAAAGGGCAAGTGCAAAACTTACTGGCGGCAGGCGAAGCGGGTAAAGTCGTCCTGGCAGGCGCTTTAGAAATTCATTC contains:
- a CDS encoding mechanosensitive ion channel family protein, whose protein sequence is MSALLEQIRSSLLNLVGDGIRLMPGYLFAIAILLITRYIARFIQRLVAIAARRTVRSLSLQSLFIQTSYVAAWIVGVLIACVIAIPSMRLGDIIGLLGLGSVAIGFAFQDIFKNFLAGVLLLLNEPFRLGDQIIVNGFEGTVEEITIRSTQIRTYDGERVVIPNAIVFTSPVHVLTAFPHRRTDLALGIDYQTALPEALDLLLTTVLEVKGVLSQPAPEIDLVEFGESSINLMVRYWTKPQIAEIRQTKSRVILALKTACDHAQIGIPYPTRRLYVEPQQNGSSTQRSPS
- a CDS encoding ferritin-like domain-containing protein, producing the protein MNLLTSLDLDRAIFSRRRALKWGMVGVGTMLLATAPKMVMAQTRAKTLTFNADDIGILNFALLLEELEAAFYPAALKSGKITNPKERDYFSMIGSHEASHVTFLRQVLGSNALFQTRDLSLNTGALNALLTSRDKILNTAVTLEDLGVHAYNGAGPSLTNPTYILAAGSIVSVEGRHSAAVRQLAGRPSTEPDRDRLVQDANLTANLNPFKGRAYDELYTPKQVVAAVSSFKLLNNPITGTLVA
- a CDS encoding ferritin-like domain-containing protein, yielding MKPFLTQIMPQTLSVQRLILLLRRSFISISRIALVLMFLLLFSTTWMTAPAHAQTATMTPRQVVEYALTLEKLEADFYRRAIAEAQTGRLSGASQIAKAALVSYGQDEAQHVVDLSTVLKSIGGDPNSIQLPANPNYSAILGRDPFANPTDLLLAGQYVEDLGVAAYKGQVQNLLAAGEAGKVVLAGALEIHSVEARHAAGIRYLRQTLLGADVRPWISDAKSVIYNENRSGSPIPFGTEAFDGYATETEVLALVKPILTPNQQSSAPNPSDNSQTDTQVRGLW